From one Neovison vison isolate M4711 chromosome 1, ASM_NN_V1, whole genome shotgun sequence genomic stretch:
- the RWDD2A gene encoding RWD domain-containing protein 2A: protein MSASMKECLQLQLLEMEMLFSMFPNQGEVKLEDVNVLTNIKRYLEGTREALPPKIEFVITLQIEEPKVKIDLQVTMPHGYPYAALQLFGRSSELDRQQQLLLNKGLTSHIGTFDPGELCVCAAIQWLQDNSASYFLNRKLVFEPSTQAKPVKNTFLRMWIYSHHIYQQDLRKKILDVGKRLDVTGFCMTGKPGIICVEGFKEHCEEFWHTIRYPNWKHISCKHAESVETEGNGEDLRLFHSFEELLLEAHGDYGLRNDYHMNLGQFLEFLKKHKSEHVFQILFGIESKSADA, encoded by the exons ATGTCTGCTTCAATGAAAGAATGCCTGCAGCTTCAGCTGCTGGAGATGGAAATGCTGTTTTCTATGTTTCCTAACCAAGGAGAAGTAAAACTTGAAGATGTAAATGTCCTGACGAATATAAAGCGATATTTGGAAGGCACTAGGGAGGCGCTGCCGCCAAAAATCGAATTTGTGATTACCCTCCAGATTGAGGAGCCCAAG gtGAAAATTGATTTGCAAGTAACCATGCCTCACGGCTACCCCTATGCAGCGTTGCAGCTATTTGGACGGTCGTCTGAGCTTGACCGACAACAGCAACTCCTGCTCAACAAGGGTCTCACTTCCCATATAGGGACTTTTGATCCAGGTGAGCTCTGTGTATGTGCAGCAATCCAGTGGTTGCAGGACAATAGTGCCTCCTATTTTCTGAACAGAAAGCTTGTTTTTGAACCATCTACACAAGCAAAGCCAGTCAAGAACACATTCCTCCGAATGTGGATCTACAGTCACCATATATATCAGCAGGACCtaagaaaaaagattttggaTGTTGGGAAAAGGTTGGATGTGACTGGATTTTGCATGACAGGAAAGCCGGGTATAATCTGTGTGGAGGGCTTCAAAGAGCACTGTGAGGAGTTCTGGCACACAATTAGGTACCCCAACTGGAAACACATTTCCTGTAAGCATGCTGAAAGTGTCGAAACCGAAGGAAACGGAGAGGATCTGCgccttttccattcttttgaaGAATTGCTCCTTGAGGCCCATGGCGACTATGGATTAAGGAACGACTATCACATGAACCTGGGCCAGTTCTTAGAATTTCTCAAAAAACATAAAAGTGAGCATGTGTTCCAGATATTATTTGGTATTGAAAGTAAAAGCGCAGACGCCTAG